ttctgagcctcaatttttttaaaattctaaattggagattttttttttttgtcattgtgaACATAAAGTGTGATACtttacattacattacattacatAGGAAATCACATGGCTTGAGTTTCTAAgagctgaaaattaaaaaaataaaactgctggCCATagacaaaatgaaatataattatatattatataaatataattatatatacttacatgagtatacttgggcttccccagtggctcagtggtaaagaatccacctgcaatgaaggagaaacAGGacacataggtttgatccctaggtcaggaagatcccctgaaggagggtatagcaacccactccaatattcttgcctgggaaatcctatggacaaaggagcttggcaggctacagtccatagggtcacaaagagttggacacgactaaagtgactgggcacatgtttatatatatgcatgtgtatatctgATGTTGTAAATATATATGGATGTAACATTTGAACATACTTTTGCATAACAAGTGAAATTATAGATGTTCTTCTAGTCTTggtatttcttttcattaagaTATTTTGGTCTATATTAATGAAAACAGTTGAATAAAAATGATTGTTTTCTCATCATGTTTTACATTTAAGAGAGGTATAAGCTTGCTGATATGCTTAAATTGAATTTctgatattttggaaaaaaaaagtgaagattgATTATCCATATTGGTTCAAGAACTCtgttacatacatacatgtagcCCACTAGATACTCACAAAAACTCAGTTAAGTATTTATGACTCAGAGTGGTTACCCACTTACTTAAAGTATTACACCTAgatttataaaagtatatattacaGGCTTTGAAAtatctttcatgataaaaatgatatatattttctaaaagaagAGTTGTACAGACATTTGATTTACACATATTAATGATGAAGTTGATCTAAAACCCAGTTTCATAAGGCTTTTGGCTCTCATGTCATATAAACTGGCCTCTGGAGTAGAAAGAGACATTTATGATCAAATATAATAGTCAGTTTGTAAATGGAAACCTCCTCAAGGGATGTTCAATATCACTGAGTATCAAGTGGAACAAGATTAGAACGTGGCTGGTTAGGACTTATATGCTATTTGTCATGAAAAGGTTGAAAAATGAAGTCAGGAGCCATCTTTGAACCTCAAGAggtatccttacctggaaaagAAGGAGAGTGTTAATGAAAAGATGCTTCCACATTTACACTCCTATTTTCATCCTCTGATAGCATCACTCCTGGTATAGGGCCTGACCATTAATGAATTAGTAGACACTATGAGATGTCTCTGAGTTTACGTTACCTGAAAAATGTGACTCAAGGTTAAGTAGCCGGTAAACGGTAAATAGTTGTACCGTTCTACAATATGTTCCATCATTTTAGAGGTAAAATGTTTCTGATCTCTGAAATTACATTCtacaaaagaataaatggaaCTATAGAGATGGAAAAGCACTTTGCCTATCTGAGGGCTAATGTAAAGTCTTAGCCGAGTGAACATAGAGAATTGTAATACATCGGCTTGGGGAGGCAATATCTGGAACAGTGATTATTATGGCTTATATGATATAGCTGGATTGAAGACATTTCTATGTCTTTACGAGATAGTTGAAAAGGCTACTTGCTGGCTGTGAACAGGAATCCAAAAGGTAAATTTATAATAGTTAATAGTAGATGCAGATGTTTCAGTTGTGTAACTTTATTTACTATGTATGAAATTGCAAACTTGGATTTATAAGAGTTGAAAAGTTGAAAACCTTTTCCTGAAATCACAAGATTTTTGAAGTGAACTAGTTTAAAATTCAATTTCTCTCACTGAAAAATGTATGATTTTGAGAAAATCAAATATTATAagcctgtttctttaaaaaattaagttaatatTTCTTACTGTGAAGACTAAATTTTATACATTAATGTGATTTtataggagaaggcaacggcaccccactctagtactcttgcttgggaaaccccatggatggaggagcctggtaggctgcagtccatggggtcgctaagagtcgggcacgactgagcgatttcactttcacttttcactttcctgcattggagaaggaaatggcaacccggtccagtgttcttgcttggagaatcccagggacagaggagcctagtgggctgccgtctatgaggtcgtacagagtcggacacgactgaagcgacttagcagaagtagCAGCAGTGATTTTATAAGTGCAGAGAGtacatgcatttatatatatggaGATATGAAACATCAGTGTAAGCATGGAGATTTGTGTGtccctactgctactgctacggctatggatggaggagcctggtaggctgtaatccatggggtcgctcagagtcggacatgactgagcgacttcactttcacttttccacatCCGTGGAATTCcctatttatttcctataaaaCTCAGCTGAAGTATTGTTTTCGTTGAGAAACCTTCCCAGATCCAGAGTTGACTATAGATATTCTGGCAATGTGAGCCCTTATCCTGAATATATGTAGTGACACTTATAAAATGAGTTGGTGTGGCCTGACCCCTCATTATACGTCTAATCACTGAGAATAGGGGAACATTCTGGTTTGACTTCATGATCCTAATGTCAGGTTTAACACACTGAGTGAATAAAGTACATTAAGCTTATAAGCCATGTAaaggtgtttttaattttttgatttgATTGATAGGTAAACTGTTCCTCATATCTGAAGTCAGCACCTATAAGGAATAGATGGAACCAAGAAGCAATGTGACTCACTTTGTCCTCCTGGGCCTCACACAGAATCCCAAGGAGCAGAAAGTCCTTTTGGTTCTGTTCTTGTTCTTCTACATTTTGACCATGTTGGGCAACATGCTTATTGTGGTGACTGTAACATTTAGTAAGACCCTGAACTCACCGATGTACTTTTTTCTTGCTAGCTTATCATTTATGGATGTCATTTATTCCTCATCTATTTCTCCCAAGCTGATTTCAAGCTTGTTCATGGGGAAAAATACCATATCCTTCGAATCCTGTATGACCCAGCTGTTTACAGAGCATTTCTTTGGTGGATCAGAGGTCTTCCTTCTGCtggtgatggcctatgaccgctatgtggccatctgcaagcccttGCATTACTTGGTGATCATGAGGCAATGGGTGTGTGTTGTGCTGCTGGTGGTGTCCTGGGTTGGAGGTTTTCTGCACTCAATTGTTCAACTTAGCACTATTTTTGGGCTCCCATTCTGTGGCCCCAATATCATTGATCATTTTTTCTGTGACATGTACCCTCTATTGAAACTCGTCTGTACTGACACTTATGTCATTGGCCTCTTAGTAGCGGCAAATGGAGGACTAATCTGCACTATAGTGTTTCTGCTCTTGCTCGTCTCCTATGGAGTCATCCTGCACTCTCTGAAGAACCTGAGTCAGGAAGGGAGGCGGAAAGCCCTCCAGACCTGTGGTTCCCACATCACTGTGGTTGTCTGCTTCTTCGTTCCCTGCATTTTCATGTATGTGAGACCTGCTAAGACCTTCCCTATTGACAAATCATTAAGTGTGTTTTATACAGTCATAACCCCCATGCTGAATCCATTAATCTACACTCTGAGAAACTCAGAGATGACAAATGCCATGAATAAGCTTTGGAGAAGGAACATGGCATTTTATGGTAAAAAAGTGCATCCTCCACCATGAAGGGGGTCATTTGACATCAGAGACCACTTCCTCGGAATTCAGTAGCTTTCTCAAATCTGaagttgatttctttttcttcaaagaatttataattataatataaaaagttATACTATAACTATGCAACTGTGCTGTTAATAACATGAATAGTTCTTCTCCATAGTCGAATGTAAGGTCAGTAATATTTTGTTATCACTATACCTAGAAAGATGTAAAAGGCTTATATTGAAGGAGCCGATATCATGTAACAGATTAGTGAGGAAATTTTATATAGTTACACCGATTTTTAACCAATttatgcattttttctttttaatttttccagacagtatttatttttacttagatTCTTgtcttttaagttatttttattatgctGTTTAAAGTATTTAATGCTCTATACTCTGTGTTCTTTATAAAATTTCAGTTGCATTATACACAAAACTTTTCATGTAACCCTAAGTTTTTTAAACAATTGAAGTGaaatagataataataaataGTAAAAGTGCAAATCATACAACATGGGAGAAAGTGTAGAATACATTTCCTATTTATCTCTCAATATATTTTCTAGTCCACTTCTGCAGGGACACTCTATTTCTTAAGATCCATCTGGTAATAATCTATGTAAAAGCAATTATATTTAaagacatgtatttttttttcctgtgtaggTAAACTTTGCTTTTTTAGTAACATCTGTGAAGTATTTTCCTAGCAGTCCATTTAGATCTAATCCTTAATTTTTCCCATACTACATCATACTCCTTTATAGAGACACACTGAAAtagtttccattctttttcatgttgttcCTAAACTTTTTCTATGAAAAGtaattttgcaataaaaatatgtttttgaatGTGTGCAAGTATGAGCTCCTGGAAGTGAAGTTGTTGATATATGTGTTGTGTCTGAATCAATGCTCAggtaatacatttatttaaaatattgatggtCATAGCTACTGCCATCTTTGAAGTTGTACAAAGAGCTACACTCCTGTCCACAGTCTGTGAGAATATTTTTGTCCACATTCTCAAAATCAGTCCTGATAAATACTGATGGCATATGATAATCAGATGAAATTTAATTGAAATTTGGTTTTATAATTTACCACAAGTCCTTTTGATATAATTGGGTTTGGAAATCTTTTCACTTGTTtgatataatttgtatttttttccccctagaattGTCTGTTACTCtcttttatctattcatttaatTGTTGATCCTTTCCATGCTgatttttatgaaataattttctaataaaGAAATGACACTTTTGGCTATTGTACACATAATTGATAACTTTCTGGCTAGTCACAGAGCAAGGTGTCCTGGAGCTGGTGTCATTTTGCTGGTTGGTAGAATGGTCAGGCCAGGGTGTCCTGGGTGGAGCTGGCCTGCTGGTGAGTGGGCTGGGATTGACTGGGCTGGCATCAGGGCCATGGTCTGGTGGGTGGGGCTTTGGCTCAGTGGGTCCTGGGCTGATGCTTGCCCACTGGTGGGTGAGACCAGGATCTCGGGCTAGGGCTAGCCCACTGGTGGTAGAGCCAAGTCCCAGCTTCCCTGGCTGCGGGCCCAGGGCCCCAGAGCTTGTGTTGTCTGAGTGGTTAAAGGTCCCAGAGTTTCTGGGCTGGTGTCCTTGTTACTATCCAGGGTTCTTGacctccttaatcaatagaaattaattagagaccagacaagaaattcaggcaagactTTGTTGGGGTCCCCGCTGCAGCGGCGGGTAGGAAGGACAAACAACTCCTTTGGTGGTATtgtgtgcagggggcatgcaCAGTACCCTACTTTTCTCCAGACTCTGCTTTTTTGCTCCAGGATCCTCAGAAGTGCTGTATGTTcatgccaagtctcttcagtctagtctgactctttgtggacagttgcccaccagactcttctgtccatggggttctccaggcaagaatactggagtgggttgccacgccctcctccaggggatcttcccaacccagaaattgagcctgtgtctcctgagtctcctgcattgcaggcagattctttaccactgagccaccgggaaatcTCCTATTACCTTAGttcttaaacttattttaaaaattgtggtcaaatatacataacaaaatttttaattttaaccataTTAAAGTGGCATTAATTCACCCTGTTATGCAAATGATATCACTGTCTATCATTGGCAGAACATTTCCAgcttcccaaactgaaattccACAGCTATTAAATAAGATTTCCCATTTCCATGCAGTGAGCCCCAggcaatcaccattctactttctgtgaaCTTGACTACTTTAAGTGCCTCATGTAAAgtggaatcatttttttttttttttgattgcctTTTTTCACTCAGTGTAATATCCTTTCCCCATTAAATGCTGttggcacccttgttgaaaatTATCTAAGCACACATAAAAGGTTTACTTCTAGACTCTCTTAATTCCATTGGTTTGTTGTCTGTCTTTATTCCAAAACTGGTGCTGTGACTACCATTGTTTTGTGTAATGTTGCAGAATCAGGAAATATTAGACTGaccactttctcttttcttttcaagatTGACTTGGAAAATCCTTGAGATTCCATATGAGTCTTGGcatgaatttttctatttctgccaAAAACATTTTTcggttttgataaggattgcactgaatctgtaggtcACTTACAGTCATATTAATATCTTAATGCTATTAAATAACCCAATTCATAAAATTCTTTCCATATATGGGTGTGTGTTCTCTGAGTAACATATTGCAGTTTTCAGTTTACAAGATTTTTGTCTCTTTGGTTATGTTTTTTCttaactattttattctttatgacaTGCTTGTAGgtggaattattttctttatttctcctggGTTGTTCATGATGGTATAGATATTTGACACCATTTCACATAAAATCTCAACAAATTGGAAATAGAAGGAGTGTACCTTGACATAATAAAGTTCATATATTTACAGATCACAGCTAACATCATCCTCAACTTTGAAAGATTGAAAACTTCCCCATTAAAATATGGATGAAGAGGGCACTCTCACAAGCCCTTTTTACCATAGTATTGCCATAAAAATTCTTGTGAAAATTGTAGAGTTTTCTAAGTATAGCTCCTGTCAACTCTGAGAGTAAGATAACTTTATTAGTTatctcacttttaaaatttagttttactTTCTGTAATAGTGCTTCTttatttaaaacctttttattttatattggtgtataGCCAATTAATGAGTGTcaccagtggctcaatggtaaagaatgtacctgcaatgcaggagactcagaagacaagggttcaatgcctgggttaggaagattccttgacgacatggcaacccattgtagtattcttgcctggataatgccgtggacagaggagcctggtgggctatagtccatagttcTTAAGAaactggacgtgactgaagtgactgaaaatGAAGGCACAGCCGTGAGCAGTGCTGTGAtggcttcaggtggacagcaaagggacccaCTCATGGAACCacgcatccattctccccaaactcctttCCCTTctgggctgccacataacactgaacagAGCTTCCCGTGCTGTACAGTGGGaccctgttggttatccactttaaatgaAGTGGTTTGAACATGTAGATCTCAGTCTTCCCAACTATCTCTCCCACATTGTTCTCCACtgacaaccataagtttgttctctgtgtctctgaatcTGTTCTGCTTTGTTCCTTGGTATCATTTCTGTAACAGTGCTTCTGATGGTATTTGTTTTCTATCCTTTCAATCTCATCTTAAACATATCCTTTTAAGAAAAATCATCTCTGGTTGCATTATCCATAGTAGAATTTTCCCTCTTATTTTCTGTCACACTACCCTATTTCTTAACTTATAAGtagtgaaaagaataaaactactTTATTaaaccatttctttctttattatctgaatcataaataaataacatcCATGCAGGAGAAAAATTTTGCATGATTTTCCAACCAATTTTAGAAATTGCTGGGCCCTCACTCAACGTACAATGCTGGCATAATACAGGTGTactaaccttttaaaaattaataattggaTAAATAATTAGCTGTTATCTCTAAAATGCTAACACATTTAGTTGTGTTTTCTGATAAAATTTTATATCTCTAACAAAATTTTAAGCTGagaataagttcagttcagttcagttattcagtcatgtccaactcattgccaccccatggactgtagcaatcCAGCCTTCATTGTCCATCAACATATCCCAAagctcactcaaattcatgtctgtcaagttggtgataccattcaaccatctcatcctctgtccccttctcctcccgccttgaatatttcccagcatcaggatcatttcaaatgagtcagttcttcacatcaggtggccaaagtactggagcttcagcctcagtccttccaattaatattcaggatttatttcctttaggatggactggatctctgtgcagttcaaggaactctcaagagtcttctctaacaccatagttcaaaggcatcagttcttctgcgctcagctttctttatagtccaactctcacatccatacatgactattggaaaaaccatagctttgactagatggacctttgcaaagtaatgtctctgctttttaatatgctgtctaggttggtcatagttttt
This sequence is a window from Bubalus kerabau isolate K-KA32 ecotype Philippines breed swamp buffalo chromosome 15, PCC_UOA_SB_1v2, whole genome shotgun sequence. Protein-coding genes within it:
- the LOC129627875 gene encoding olfactory receptor 4A47, encoding MEPRSNVTHFVLLGLTQNPKEQKVLLVLFLFFYILTMLGNMLIVVTVTFSKTLNSPMYFFLASLSFMDVIYSSSISPKLISSLFMGKNTISFESCMTQLFTEHFFGGSEVFLLLVMAYDRYVAICKPLHYLVIMRQWVCVVLLVVSWVGGFLHSIVQLSTIFGLPFCGPNIIDHFFCDMYPLLKLVCTDTYVIGLLVAANGGLICTIVFLLLLVSYGVILHSLKNLSQEGRRKALQTCGSHITVVVCFFVPCIFMYVRPAKTFPIDKSLSVFYTVITPMLNPLIYTLRNSEMTNAMNKLWRRNMAFYGKKVHPPP